In Leptospira harrisiae, a genomic segment contains:
- a CDS encoding SPL family radical SAM protein has protein sequence MFKAFSHIYIEEGVRDHWRTKEILKRFPNAVPVPIRHYKDSFNRNSQNFRIQKETPKLILAEKKDHFLYKGSDFSPNFSHPHFYYNTIALNCIYDCEYCYLQGMFPSANLVLFVNWEDFFEATKDFIEKNQSLYLALSYDTDLLALESFFPATKAWLEFAKSEPNLSLEIRTKSTNYGQIANFSHNPNVILAWTISPQAIIETIEHGTPPLHARIKAINHAIQDGWKVRICIDPILRVPDWKTHYQSLADTLGKELKIDGLVDISIGGFRMNIDFLKRMMDVRKGSSILFHAFEKKDKIVSYSNAETEEILELMSSTLSQYVSPSQIKVSYT, from the coding sequence ATGTTTAAAGCATTTTCTCATATTTATATTGAAGAGGGCGTTCGTGATCACTGGAGAACAAAGGAAATACTCAAACGATTTCCAAATGCAGTCCCTGTTCCCATCAGACATTACAAAGATAGTTTCAATCGAAATTCCCAAAACTTTCGGATTCAAAAAGAAACACCTAAATTAATTTTAGCAGAAAAAAAAGATCATTTTTTATATAAAGGCAGCGATTTTTCACCTAACTTCTCTCATCCGCACTTTTATTATAATACAATTGCTCTCAACTGTATTTATGACTGTGAGTATTGTTACTTACAGGGCATGTTTCCTTCCGCCAATCTTGTGTTATTTGTAAATTGGGAAGATTTTTTTGAAGCCACAAAGGACTTTATAGAAAAGAACCAATCTTTGTATTTAGCATTGTCTTATGATACAGACCTTTTGGCATTGGAATCTTTTTTCCCAGCTACCAAGGCATGGTTGGAATTTGCCAAATCCGAACCAAATTTAAGTTTAGAAATTCGAACGAAGTCGACTAACTACGGTCAAATTGCCAATTTTTCTCACAATCCCAATGTTATTTTGGCTTGGACCATCAGCCCACAAGCCATCATTGAAACCATTGAACATGGAACTCCTCCACTCCACGCAAGAATCAAAGCAATCAACCATGCCATCCAAGATGGTTGGAAAGTTCGGATTTGTATTGATCCAATCTTAAGAGTTCCTGATTGGAAAACCCATTACCAATCGTTAGCCGATACATTAGGGAAAGAACTAAAGATAGATGGCCTTGTTGACATTAGTATTGGTGGATTTAGAATGAATATTGATTTTCTAAAGCGAATGATGGATGTAAGAAAGGGTTCTTCCATTTTATTTCATGCTTTTGAAAAAAAAGATAAAATTGTTTCTTACTCAAATGCAGAAACAGAAGAAATTTTAGAACTTATGTCATCGACACTCAGCCAATATGTTTCTCCTTCACAAATAAAAGTAAGTTATACTTGA
- a CDS encoding DUF4345 domain-containing protein, whose translation MNKKERILQILFVLVFLIGLSGGITNLIRGVSLVFPDGTAVTPYADNVYRYLAGILLGASLIALWMAITIRKQSDLVYIMGAAIFLSGIGRVISMITVGLPTESRLYAYVAIELCLPIVIWILQFLRQKELTTK comes from the coding sequence ATGAACAAAAAAGAAAGAATCTTACAGATCCTATTTGTCCTTGTGTTTCTGATTGGGCTTTCCGGTGGAATTACCAATTTGATACGAGGTGTCTCCCTCGTATTTCCTGATGGGACGGCCGTAACCCCTTATGCAGACAATGTATATCGTTATTTGGCAGGGATCCTTCTAGGTGCCAGTCTTATCGCTTTATGGATGGCGATTACCATTCGTAAACAAAGTGATCTTGTTTATATTATGGGTGCTGCCATATTTTTATCTGGTATAGGTCGAGTGATTTCCATGATTACTGTTGGACTTCCGACAGAATCCAGACTCTATGCCTATGTAGCTATAGAATTATGTTTGCCGATAGTCATTTGGATCTTACAGTTCTTGAGACAAAAAGAACTAACTACAAAGTAA
- a CDS encoding glutathione peroxidase gives MKQGGSMQRKVLFAIFLFIGFHIYAGGKKMSFHDFKSVSIQGKEVSLSDYKGHPVLVVNVASKCGYTPQYDGLEKIHQSYKDKGLKVIGFPSNDFGGQEPGTESQIAEFCKLNFGVSFDLMKKTKVLGNDKDPIYQFLTENAKDKGDVKWNFEKFLIDKNGKVVGRFPSGTKPESAELKQAIENLL, from the coding sequence TTGAAACAGGGGGGTTCCATGCAAAGAAAAGTTTTGTTTGCTATTTTTCTCTTTATCGGTTTCCATATCTATGCTGGAGGAAAAAAGATGTCATTCCACGATTTTAAATCTGTATCCATCCAAGGAAAGGAAGTTTCTCTTTCCGATTATAAAGGACATCCCGTCCTAGTTGTCAATGTAGCATCTAAATGTGGTTATACGCCGCAATACGATGGCCTCGAAAAAATTCACCAATCTTATAAAGACAAAGGATTAAAGGTTATTGGTTTCCCTTCGAATGATTTTGGGGGCCAGGAACCAGGCACTGAATCTCAGATTGCTGAGTTTTGTAAACTCAACTTTGGAGTCAGTTTTGACCTAATGAAAAAAACAAAAGTGTTGGGGAATGATAAAGATCCCATTTATCAATTTTTAACTGAAAATGCCAAAGATAAAGGTGACGTGAAGTGGAATTTTGAAAAATTCCTGATCGATAAAAATGGGAAAGTTGTGGGAAGATTTCCATCCGGAACAAAACCTGAATCTGCCGAGTTAAAACAAGCAATTGAAAACCTTCTTTAA
- a CDS encoding phosphorylase: protein MPALFFAVLSEAKPWLTKLEAKPISHSGKFRIFQKENQYIIISGTGKLSMALAVSEFAHILSKQERNQMKIWNLGIGGSTNTEFLLGDFFWIHKITDAATKRDFYPDRIQKSKFTKETTLTTFDRPISKYKNSDRFLFLTKDELDGIQLIDMEGSGFFEATSLYFPIENISLGKLVSDHLEGNFCKPEMVESMMEKTMDILYDEWISPLPWIIADPIETSDWPLVESFIHNLRLTETMKHDLKKSIRFFRLRNPNAILPFPEESLKIHLKSKSDLKEYFDLWRESLHV from the coding sequence ATGCCTGCATTGTTTTTCGCTGTTCTTTCTGAAGCCAAACCTTGGCTCACAAAACTAGAAGCGAAACCAATTTCCCATTCCGGAAAATTTCGAATCTTCCAAAAAGAAAATCAATATATCATTATTTCGGGCACTGGTAAACTTTCGATGGCTTTGGCCGTTTCTGAATTTGCCCATATCCTTTCCAAACAAGAACGGAACCAAATGAAAATCTGGAATCTAGGAATCGGTGGTTCAACGAATACAGAATTTTTGTTAGGTGATTTTTTCTGGATCCATAAAATCACAGATGCAGCCACAAAAAGAGATTTTTATCCGGATAGGATCCAAAAATCAAAATTCACAAAGGAAACAACTCTTACCACATTTGACAGACCCATTTCCAAATACAAAAATTCTGATCGTTTTTTATTTCTCACCAAAGACGAGTTAGATGGAATCCAACTAATCGATATGGAAGGGTCTGGTTTTTTCGAAGCAACATCTCTATATTTTCCAATAGAAAACATTTCGCTTGGAAAACTTGTATCGGATCATCTGGAAGGAAACTTTTGTAAACCAGAAATGGTAGAGTCCATGATGGAGAAAACTATGGATATACTTTATGATGAATGGATTTCTCCTCTCCCTTGGATAATTGCCGATCCAATAGAAACATCAGATTGGCCCCTGGTTGAATCTTTTATTCATAATCTCCGCCTAACTGAAACAATGAAACATGATTTAAAAAAATCCATTCGGTTTTTCCGATTAAGAAATCCAAATGCAATTCTCCCCTTTCCAGAGGAGTCTCTTAAAATCCATTTAAAATCCAAATCAGACCTCAAAGAATATTTTGATTTATGGAGAGAATCTCTACATGTTTAA
- a CDS encoding adenylate/guanylate cyclase domain-containing protein, whose product MKKRLILLFLFCMFFGFSGCAEVNRNKPIAKEGKMDLSSWDFSKDGNITLDGEWEFYWKQTNKGIQIDTELGREPKYIYQTIPSNWKGADWFGETLGGFGYATYKLKVLFPKNTPMLAFHNLDLSSAYRLYINGKLVVEQGSFGINPNYFEPSYKSVLMDLEPLSGETEIVYEISNFHYSKGGFWESMEVGERRMLYDKVNRSYQITSFLAGSIFLWALYHLGLFVMRRQDKASLFISLFSLLIVMRLLTIGERNILNIFPNMPMDFLIRLEFATIYIATIVFAYFYRLVFPNTVGKKTMWVLNILITPFLISLFLPVAIFSAQIHFFQIFLILVCVRITIAIIMAYRSDTVGAGLSLIGFSFVFGTVVHDILYQNNIINTMNITPFGFLGFILFQGYILSYGFTRAYLSIEKLKEKLEVSNKELNILKEGLEDIVVERTQELENSKANIERLNEFAKTLNTSLELDSILTKAFHYLNEEVFCDSMILLLVDAENSKLIYHKSVFSPNSGLSLESKLNGMSFSLDSSAGIFYHVYKRNRPFRFAKVWETRLTESNKQFVQMVGKHPGMIIPLSSQGKVIALLALFSEQKGRSFSRSQLQLVENTAENIATAVTNSILVEEMNREKFFAENSRMLMENAKNEVVKLNEFTKKINSESSLSQIIEEMFNYILKTFEIEATLLQLIDTKKNELYTYNTTIPTYATKEQLLFAKSIRVPLNEKGGIIYKTYLRKKALFVPKPPKRYESELDEQIFSQLSLTSFVAVPLVVQNEVIGMAYFTSFQKPLDVTREVLRRISGFCDQIAGAIQNSLLLQITEEERKKSEQAKAEIQKMNEFAKNVNSQNNLENILAEIFGFIRKNYKIEHCVLYFLDKEYNEFRYLNHSGFDLLVDENINYFKSLRFPLREESGFIYKCYKRKRHFYMKHVPKSLPFAIDKQITERSGMNGFLISPLVNNDEVVAMAVYGISDENIQLNTDEVNSIVGVSEHIASAINNHFLLRKIEEEKQRSDSLLLNILPKNVAEELQKKGRVNPVEFENVTLLLTSFPGFSQITGQLTPEELIEGLDLYFSRFDEIIKAQGMEKLRMTGDMYLAAGGLPVGNFTHAVDACLAALQIKDEVMRMIEDFKDIPFRPNGITIAIHSGPVVAGVIGKSKFNYDVWGKTVTQAQAIRRGGVGVPINISQETMEKVKRLFHIGNQRQINTYEGDQVPIYELLSLKPDLSDDTGSIPNEKFGRLYTQQKRGAKILIK is encoded by the coding sequence ATGAAGAAAAGACTCATTTTACTATTCCTATTTTGTATGTTCTTTGGATTCTCCGGCTGTGCGGAAGTCAATCGCAACAAACCAATTGCAAAGGAAGGAAAGATGGATTTGTCCTCATGGGACTTTTCTAAAGATGGAAACATCACTCTTGATGGAGAATGGGAATTTTATTGGAAACAAACGAACAAAGGCATCCAAATTGATACCGAACTGGGACGAGAGCCTAAGTACATCTACCAAACAATCCCTTCCAATTGGAAAGGTGCGGATTGGTTTGGTGAAACACTAGGTGGTTTTGGTTATGCGACATATAAATTAAAAGTTCTTTTCCCAAAGAACACACCTATGCTTGCCTTTCACAACTTAGATCTCTCTTCCGCCTACCGATTGTACATCAACGGCAAATTAGTTGTAGAACAAGGAAGTTTCGGGATCAATCCAAACTACTTTGAGCCTTCGTATAAATCAGTACTGATGGATTTAGAACCACTGTCAGGTGAAACCGAAATCGTATATGAAATTTCAAATTTTCATTATTCGAAAGGTGGATTTTGGGAAAGTATGGAAGTGGGCGAAAGACGAATGTTATATGACAAAGTCAATCGCAGTTACCAAATCACTTCTTTTTTAGCTGGAAGTATTTTCCTTTGGGCTTTATATCATTTGGGGCTTTTTGTTATGCGCAGACAAGACAAAGCCAGCCTTTTTATATCTTTATTTAGTTTACTTATTGTTATGCGGCTTTTAACAATTGGTGAAAGAAATATTCTAAACATATTTCCTAATATGCCAATGGATTTCCTTATCCGATTGGAATTTGCAACCATCTATATCGCCACCATTGTTTTTGCTTATTTCTATCGTTTGGTATTTCCGAATACTGTCGGAAAAAAGACGATGTGGGTCTTAAATATTCTCATCACTCCATTTCTAATTTCGTTGTTTTTGCCAGTGGCTATTTTCAGCGCCCAAATCCATTTTTTTCAAATTTTTCTGATTTTAGTCTGCGTTCGAATCACCATTGCTATCATTATGGCCTACCGTTCGGATACAGTGGGAGCAGGCCTTTCTCTCATCGGATTTAGTTTTGTTTTTGGAACCGTTGTCCATGACATCCTTTATCAAAATAATATTATCAATACAATGAACATAACACCCTTTGGGTTTTTAGGATTCATTTTATTTCAAGGTTATATTCTATCTTATGGATTTACAAGAGCATATCTTTCTATTGAAAAACTCAAAGAAAAACTAGAAGTATCCAACAAAGAACTCAATATTCTAAAGGAAGGGCTGGAAGATATTGTCGTTGAAAGGACTCAAGAATTAGAAAATTCGAAAGCAAATATAGAAAGATTGAACGAGTTCGCAAAAACCTTAAACACATCTTTGGAACTCGACAGCATTCTCACAAAAGCCTTTCATTACTTAAATGAAGAAGTATTTTGTGATTCCATGATTTTACTTTTGGTTGATGCAGAAAATTCAAAACTCATTTATCACAAATCAGTTTTTTCACCTAACTCAGGATTATCACTCGAATCAAAGTTAAATGGAATGAGTTTTTCCTTGGACTCCAGTGCAGGAATTTTTTATCACGTTTATAAACGAAACCGTCCATTCCGATTCGCAAAAGTATGGGAAACGCGTTTAACCGAATCAAACAAACAGTTTGTTCAAATGGTTGGGAAACATCCAGGTATGATTATTCCCTTGAGTTCACAAGGGAAAGTAATCGCCTTGTTGGCCCTCTTTAGTGAACAAAAAGGTAGAAGTTTTTCTAGATCCCAACTGCAGTTAGTTGAGAACACAGCCGAGAACATCGCCACAGCAGTTACAAACTCTATTCTTGTGGAAGAAATGAATCGTGAAAAATTCTTTGCTGAAAACTCCAGAATGTTAATGGAAAACGCAAAAAATGAAGTTGTAAAACTAAACGAATTCACTAAAAAGATTAACTCTGAATCCAGTCTTTCCCAAATCATCGAGGAGATGTTCAATTATATATTAAAAACGTTTGAAATTGAAGCCACACTCCTACAACTCATTGATACAAAAAAAAATGAACTTTATACTTACAACACAACAATTCCAACTTATGCGACAAAAGAACAGTTGTTATTCGCGAAATCGATCAGAGTTCCATTAAATGAAAAAGGTGGAATCATCTATAAAACTTATCTTAGAAAAAAAGCCTTGTTTGTTCCCAAACCTCCGAAACGATACGAATCCGAGTTGGATGAACAAATCTTTTCGCAACTAAGCCTCACATCTTTTGTTGCAGTTCCACTTGTGGTGCAAAACGAAGTGATTGGAATGGCATACTTCACTTCCTTTCAAAAACCCTTGGATGTCACAAGGGAAGTACTTCGTAGAATTTCAGGATTTTGTGATCAAATTGCTGGGGCCATCCAAAACTCTTTGTTATTACAAATCACTGAAGAAGAACGTAAAAAATCAGAACAAGCTAAAGCAGAAATTCAAAAAATGAATGAGTTTGCAAAGAACGTAAACTCACAAAACAATTTAGAAAATATATTAGCAGAAATTTTTGGATTCATTCGTAAAAATTACAAAATAGAACACTGTGTCCTCTATTTTTTGGACAAAGAATATAATGAGTTTCGATACCTAAATCACTCAGGATTTGATCTATTGGTGGATGAGAATATAAACTATTTTAAATCCCTTCGATTTCCTCTCCGAGAAGAAAGTGGATTCATATATAAATGTTATAAACGGAAACGTCATTTTTATATGAAACATGTTCCCAAGTCACTTCCGTTTGCTATTGACAAACAAATTACAGAAAGATCAGGGATGAATGGATTTTTAATCTCTCCTCTTGTGAATAATGATGAAGTAGTAGCCATGGCAGTGTATGGAATCAGTGATGAAAACATTCAGCTAAATACAGATGAAGTAAATTCTATTGTAGGTGTTTCGGAACACATAGCAAGTGCCATCAACAATCACTTTTTACTAAGAAAAATTGAAGAAGAAAAACAAAGATCCGATTCGCTTTTATTAAACATTCTTCCTAAAAACGTCGCAGAAGAGTTACAAAAAAAAGGCAGAGTTAATCCTGTTGAATTCGAAAACGTAACCCTACTTTTGACTAGTTTTCCTGGTTTCTCTCAGATCACCGGACAACTAACTCCTGAAGAACTCATCGAAGGATTGGATTTATATTTCTCACGTTTTGATGAAATCATCAAAGCACAAGGGATGGAAAAACTTAGGATGACCGGAGATATGTATTTGGCAGCTGGAGGACTTCCCGTTGGTAATTTTACACATGCTGTTGACGCTTGTCTTGCCGCATTACAGATCAAAGACGAAGTAATGAGGATGATAGAGGATTTTAAAGACATTCCATTCCGTCCAAATGGGATCACCATTGCAATCCATTCAGGTCCAGTAGTGGCAGGTGTCATTGGGAAATCAAAATTTAACTATGATGTCTGGGGAAAAACAGTCACACAAGCCCAAGCAATTCGCAGAGGAGGAGTTGGAGTTCCAATTAATATCTCTCAAGAAACAATGGAAAAAGTAAAACGGCTTTTCCATATCGGAAACCAACGTCAAATCAATACATACGAAGGTGATCAAGTTCCCATTTATGAATTGTTATCTTTAAAACCAGATTTATCTGATGACACAGGATCCATTCCAAACGAAAAATTTGGAAGATTATACACCCAGCAAAAACGAGGAGCAAAGATCCTAATCAAATGA
- a CDS encoding transketolase, with the protein MEKIEVAKKFAKDIRIQVIKMVTAANSGHPGGPLGLADIYAALYTSILNHDPKNPEWPERDRLILSNGHVCAVRYASMGLSGYFPVEDLLTFRNINSYLQGHPSTRYMKGIESSSGSLGQGLSVSVGLALGAKLKKETYKIYTCISDGECGEGMTWEAAQSAVHFKTDNLIAFMDRNYIQIDGNTEEVMKLEPLDKKFEMFGWNVINADGHNMEEIFAAFAKAKQHTGGPTLIVFRTILGKGVSYMENNPKWHGTPPNKEQEAQALAELV; encoded by the coding sequence ATGGAAAAAATTGAAGTCGCTAAGAAATTTGCAAAAGATATCCGAATCCAAGTCATCAAAATGGTGACTGCTGCCAACTCTGGTCACCCAGGCGGTCCACTTGGTCTTGCTGATATCTATGCTGCACTCTATACTTCTATTTTAAACCATGATCCAAAAAATCCAGAATGGCCAGAAAGAGACCGACTCATTCTTTCAAACGGCCACGTTTGTGCCGTACGTTATGCATCTATGGGGCTTTCTGGTTATTTCCCTGTAGAGGATCTACTTACATTTCGTAATATCAATTCATATCTGCAAGGACACCCTTCCACTCGTTATATGAAGGGAATCGAATCAAGTTCTGGTTCCCTTGGACAAGGTCTTTCAGTATCAGTGGGACTTGCTCTAGGTGCAAAATTAAAAAAAGAGACATATAAAATTTATACATGTATTTCTGACGGTGAATGTGGAGAAGGAATGACTTGGGAAGCAGCACAATCTGCTGTTCACTTCAAAACAGACAATCTAATTGCTTTTATGGATCGTAACTACATCCAAATTGATGGTAATACAGAAGAAGTAATGAAGTTAGAACCATTAGATAAAAAGTTTGAAATGTTTGGTTGGAACGTAATCAATGCAGACGGACATAATATGGAAGAGATTTTTGCTGCATTTGCAAAGGCAAAACAACATACTGGTGGACCAACTCTCATTGTGTTTAGAACTATTTTAGGAAAAGGTGTTTCTTATATGGAAAACAATCCTAAATGGCATGGAACTCCTCCGAACAAAGAACAAGAAGCACAAGCTCTTGCGGAATTAGTATAA
- a CDS encoding transglycosylase domain-containing protein, whose amino-acid sequence MSAPSPKYLCPHCQKASRLPEPIPREGKFQLTCAHCSEKVILSFSDYRFEILQVVPKESVVSDAAQSFQPFKIPTESIEKPNFSKEKLESKSKPFWERKVVFEREPEVRAYKPKPLKQRLSGVNRGRGKSQRFSFVKLAFTITSICLFLFILGFSYFVAGVLTTKKEVPLYLESLSKNIPTKILDRNGQMVSEIFQKRTSTLHLQDYPEDMISILLNIEDQKFFFHGGIDYSAILRAFFKNIVNLSYKQGASTITQQLARIILDDRRKSLNRKWREAQLAFALESVLTKEQILETYMNHVYLGHGAFGFGEGIKFFFQKNPMELSKEEMVLLASLPSAPNKYSPLKNPEDSYTRVRAILQMFRNRGIYPNLDRDKFVSFYHNLSTRSPNETVFGSRQDIAPYVTEHVRGILSSLEGDKNIYESGGYTVETTLDRGAQELIGPIVREYLTKSRKSGKIQKKRVRLKPESPLDLAFRQKMEEVTILNELVWNTDSLDSEKDTSAVQAAIVGIQPNTGQVLFLHGGEEFNSQNQFNRATQMRRQTGSSIKAVLYASAIDAGVIQSGTRILDAPLYYRGGGGKEWAPENLGGSFDGEISLRTALVKSKNTAAVQVAERLGSAGIERYFTKYFFPNDAEKKNRYRGDLSLALGTLEISPLEMASAFTGFVNQGTVKRPYLIQRIKNSKGVVLYEVGTTDEFKLKLPPERQVIRPDTAEVMVSLLRDSGRASGVRNGGYAGDLIGKTGTTNDYKDAWFVGARPDLALAVWIGYDNPKFGMGPSGLGGAVAAPLWGEIVSSIDKKNIIPKIQFSQPVYAKSYKICSLTGKQAGTNCPVTNELYLSDYPPDGVCTEDHKSVHSENKDLMKGLY is encoded by the coding sequence ATGTCGGCACCTTCTCCCAAATATCTTTGTCCTCATTGCCAAAAAGCATCTCGATTGCCAGAACCAATCCCTAGAGAGGGCAAATTCCAGCTAACATGTGCTCACTGTAGTGAAAAAGTAATTTTGAGTTTTTCGGATTATCGATTTGAAATTTTACAAGTGGTTCCCAAAGAATCAGTAGTTTCTGATGCAGCCCAGTCGTTTCAGCCGTTTAAAATTCCAACGGAATCCATTGAAAAACCAAATTTCAGTAAAGAAAAATTGGAATCTAAATCCAAACCTTTTTGGGAGAGAAAGGTTGTATTTGAAAGAGAACCGGAAGTTCGTGCCTACAAACCAAAACCACTGAAACAACGACTTAGCGGTGTTAACAGAGGACGGGGCAAGTCTCAAAGATTCTCTTTTGTGAAACTTGCATTTACAATCACTTCCATTTGTCTTTTTTTGTTTATCCTGGGTTTTTCCTACTTTGTTGCAGGAGTGTTAACCACAAAAAAAGAAGTGCCATTGTATTTGGAATCGTTATCTAAAAACATTCCTACAAAAATTTTGGATCGTAATGGACAAATGGTGAGTGAAATTTTTCAAAAAAGAACTTCCACCTTACATTTGCAAGACTATCCAGAAGATATGATCTCTATTCTTTTGAATATAGAAGATCAAAAGTTCTTTTTTCACGGTGGAATTGATTATTCTGCAATTCTCAGGGCGTTTTTTAAAAATATTGTTAACCTAAGTTATAAACAAGGTGCCTCCACGATCACACAACAGTTAGCAAGGATCATTTTGGATGACCGTCGCAAAAGTTTAAATCGTAAATGGCGGGAAGCACAACTTGCATTTGCCTTAGAGTCAGTACTCACCAAAGAACAGATTTTGGAAACCTATATGAATCATGTTTATTTGGGGCATGGGGCTTTTGGATTTGGAGAAGGAATTAAATTCTTTTTCCAAAAAAATCCGATGGAGTTAAGTAAAGAAGAAATGGTGCTTCTCGCATCTCTTCCTTCTGCACCAAACAAATACTCGCCACTAAAAAATCCTGAAGATTCTTATACTCGTGTCAGAGCAATTTTGCAGATGTTTCGCAATCGTGGAATTTATCCCAATTTGGATCGAGATAAGTTTGTTAGCTTTTACCATAATCTTTCCACTCGGTCTCCAAATGAAACTGTATTTGGTTCTAGACAAGACATTGCACCCTATGTAACTGAACATGTTCGAGGAATTCTTTCTTCCTTAGAAGGCGACAAAAATATTTACGAAAGTGGTGGATACACAGTGGAAACAACTTTGGACAGAGGTGCCCAAGAGCTCATTGGTCCAATCGTTCGAGAATATTTAACAAAATCGAGAAAGTCTGGGAAAATTCAAAAAAAACGAGTTCGATTGAAACCGGAATCTCCTTTAGATTTAGCATTTCGACAAAAGATGGAAGAGGTAACCATTTTAAATGAATTAGTTTGGAATACTGATAGTTTGGATTCTGAAAAAGATACGAGTGCTGTTCAAGCTGCCATTGTTGGAATTCAACCAAACACAGGTCAGGTGTTATTTTTACATGGTGGTGAAGAATTTAACTCACAAAACCAATTCAACCGTGCCACTCAAATGCGTAGGCAAACTGGAAGTTCCATCAAAGCAGTATTATATGCATCTGCCATTGATGCTGGTGTCATTCAATCTGGTACAAGAATTTTGGATGCACCTTTGTATTATCGTGGTGGTGGTGGAAAAGAATGGGCTCCTGAAAATTTGGGCGGAAGTTTTGATGGAGAAATTTCTTTACGCACAGCCCTAGTAAAATCAAAAAACACAGCCGCTGTACAAGTCGCAGAACGATTGGGTAGTGCAGGCATTGAACGTTATTTTACAAAATATTTTTTTCCAAACGATGCAGAAAAGAAAAATCGATATAGAGGTGATTTGTCTCTGGCTCTTGGAACCCTAGAGATTTCTCCATTGGAGATGGCATCCGCCTTTACTGGTTTTGTCAACCAAGGCACAGTCAAACGTCCTTACCTCATCCAAAGGATAAAAAATTCGAAAGGTGTTGTTTTGTATGAAGTGGGCACTACCGATGAGTTTAAATTAAAACTACCACCTGAGCGCCAAGTGATTCGTCCAGACACTGCAGAAGTGATGGTATCTTTGTTACGAGATAGTGGTCGCGCCAGTGGAGTCAGAAACGGCGGTTATGCGGGTGACTTAATTGGTAAAACAGGAACCACAAATGATTATAAAGATGCTTGGTTTGTAGGTGCAAGACCAGACTTAGCTTTGGCCGTTTGGATTGGTTATGACAATCCAAAATTTGGAATGGGACCAAGTGGGCTTGGTGGTGCTGTGGCTGCACCCCTTTGGGGAGAAATTGTTTCTTCTATAGATAAAAAAAATATAATTCCTAAAATTCAGTTCAGCCAACCTGTATATGCGAAATCGTATAAAATTTGTTCGCTGACAGGAAAACAAGCAGGTACTAATTGTCCTGTGACAAACGAATTGTATCTTTCCGATTATCCTCCGGATGGAGTTTGTACAGAGGATCATAAATCAGTGCATTCAGAGAACAAAGATTTAATGAAAGGACTGTATTAG
- a CDS encoding ChaN family lipoprotein has protein sequence MKTFFNRFVCFLFFCFFSFGISAEEISSSVQIVRTSTADVVSIADIVKESSKYNVIVFGEDHDNQDLHRFYETLFKEITSVESASLSLEMLEQDGQNTVNEFLKGTITESHFLSSITHWKSFKTDYFPLVLIAKEKKCNVVAANPPRRYVNLISRKGLLAYQEFSDIAIQYLPPAYTLEKYLTEDYKQRLTALFSSGHGVGQGSGTPYLILGQSTWDQGMAESISREFYKTGKKVIHLNGRFHSDRSGGVVHRLREMGLSVLVISGFVKDREESRDFVKIADFVILTNVR, from the coding sequence TTGAAAACCTTCTTTAATCGATTTGTTTGTTTTCTATTTTTTTGTTTCTTTAGTTTTGGAATTTCTGCCGAAGAAATAAGTTCGTCCGTACAAATCGTACGGACATCCACAGCAGATGTTGTATCCATCGCTGATATTGTAAAAGAATCTTCCAAATACAATGTCATTGTTTTTGGCGAAGACCATGACAACCAGGACCTTCACCGTTTTTATGAAACCCTGTTTAAAGAAATAACTTCCGTAGAATCCGCTTCCCTGTCATTGGAAATGTTGGAACAAGATGGACAAAATACTGTGAACGAGTTTTTAAAAGGAACGATTACCGAATCCCATTTTTTATCCTCAATCACACATTGGAAATCGTTCAAAACCGATTACTTTCCTTTAGTTTTGATTGCAAAAGAAAAAAAATGCAATGTTGTTGCAGCCAATCCTCCCAGACGATATGTGAATTTAATTTCGAGAAAAGGTCTGCTGGCTTACCAAGAGTTTTCTGACATAGCAATTCAATACCTTCCGCCTGCTTATACTTTAGAAAAATATTTAACTGAGGATTACAAACAACGGTTAACGGCTCTATTTTCAAGTGGACATGGTGTAGGCCAGGGTTCAGGAACTCCTTATTTGATTTTGGGCCAATCAACCTGGGACCAAGGGATGGCGGAATCAATTTCTCGTGAATTTTATAAAACGGGAAAGAAAGTAATCCACTTAAATGGTCGTTTTCATTCTGATAGAAGCGGTGGTGTGGTACATCGGCTCCGAGAAATGGGCCTTTCTGTACTTGTAATCTCCGGGTTTGTCAAAGATCGAGAAGAAAGCCGGGATTTTGTGAAAATCGCTGATTTTGTAATTTTAACAAACGTCCGATAG